In Nostoc piscinale CENA21, the genomic stretch TCCCGTGATGGGTGTTGTTGTGTTAATGGTGTAACCACTACCAACCGCTAAAGTTAAAACAACGGTTTCATTAGTTTCAAAAGTGGTATCTGCTGTGGGATCAATAGTGAGTGTGGCTGTATTTGCACCAGCAGCAAAAGTAATTGTGCCTGTTGTAGGGGTGAAACTGGTCGCACCCAATTGACTATAGTCGCTGTTAAATATTGCCGTACCGCCAACACTGTAGTTAACTGTCAACGCATTGGTGGTGCTACCGCTTCTGGTGAAGGTGTAAACTAAATTGCTGCTGCCATCTTCGTTAACGCTACTCGATGATAAGGCCAGACTGACAGTTGGATTATTAATAATAGTGCCACTGATGAAATACTGACCCAAACTGCCGTAATCTGTGTAGCCAGTAGAAAGTGGATCTCCTTTGCCGACACCATCAATAGCTAAATAATAAGTTCCGGCTGTGACTGTGGTGGCGATCGCAGCTGATAATAAGTCAGTGGGATTAGACGATGCAATTAGAGTCCCAGCAGAATTATATAGCTTTGCCAATATATCGAGGTTGGGGCCGCGACTCACAGGATCAATTGTCAAATTAATCGCACCTGCACCAGTAACAAAACTATAAAAATCCACATCTGTGTTGCGCTCAATAATGCCACTACCACTGACAGATGTACCAGAAACAGTTAATGATTTTGCTGTGGCAATTGTGTTACCAGCATCGTCGGCTCGGTAGCCAAAACCATTGTAAGTAGTAATAATTTGCAAATCATCTTCAGTATTACTCGCAGAAGCATACTCACCTTTACTCCACTGAGTTAAGTTTTGGTAATACCCTGAACCCATAATTCCAGCCCAGCCAGTAACACCGCTACCCTGTCCCCGATAGTATTCTTCTGCGGGGTTAATTCTGCCATCATGTTCCAGTCCCAAAGTGTGACCTACTTCATGGGAAATCGCTTCAGCAACATATTTTTCGTCATCATATAGAGTGTCACTAAATATAAAGGCTGGAGTATCATTATTCCAATTGAATGAATCAAGGTAGGCTACTCCTCCAGCCCCACTAGCATACCAGTCATTACTGCTACCACCAATCACAACCCGCACACCCCAGCGAGTATCAGTAGAACCACTCTTAATCAAGTCATTAATATCTGTTGGTGCTTGGGTTGTAACGTTGACATTAAACGGGCTGAAATCCTCAGCGACACGTTGCCAAATATACTGAATTCGTTCCAGTTCCGCCGAACTAAAAGATGCTGTATTGCCATCAAAATCAAAAGCTGGAGTGACAATGTTAGCCCCACCTTGATAATCTGTGTTCCAGTAAGTCCCAGAAGTGGTATGTCCATTGAAATCTAAATAAATTGTCTGGTTGGCTCCAGCTAAACTATTCAAGAAGAAAGTCTTGGATAAATCTAAAACACCTGATGTTGCTTGGGCTACTGATGACGGTTGCGCGTTGACTAAATTTAAATTGACTGGCGCAAGCATACAAGAAGAACAACTGCAAATTTGAGCATGTGCCTTACTGCCTTGAAGAGCTTGCAGCAGACTAGGTTGCAGGATAGATGTAGGTGCTAGGTTGGTTAAGCTATTATTAAGAACTAAATCAGCAAAAATCGCCCCTTTATCGCTAGAAGTGTCTGTTGCTTGAACCGCACCATGAATAAAATTGCCAATTTCTGTTAATAAAACAGCTTTGATTGCTGCTGGTGTCGCTGTATTAACAAAGCTTTCAGACAAATAAATTTTGTTAGTACTACCAACATAACCTGTCTGATTATCATCAAAAACACTATTACTAATAATTTCGATTTCTGGAAATTGACTAAAATCTCCAGCTTGCCATTGAGAACGCAAAATATTGGCAGCAGTATGGTTATATTGATTGCCAAAAACAGTTTCAAACAGATTCCAAAAGTTTTTTAAATCAGAAAAATTGCTGAGTTGAGTGTATGTTAATGAGAGAGCCGAATTCAAAATATTATTCATAAAATTAAGACCTACGCAACTATCACAAGCGATAGGAAACTGAAGTTTGACTATTGCTTGTCAAAGTTGCGTGAGTCGGAACTACATGATTAAAAGCATCTATGAATCAGTTATTTTTGGCATAACAATTGCAAACTCAATATGAAGAAATTACAAAACAAATTTTAAACTACGGATGTATTTTGCTACATTCTAATACTGCCAAAATCTGCTTACCTGAGTTTATCTACTATTATTTTTCTGCTGATTAACAGATGATGATGTTATTAATTTTTGGCAAGATTTAAATAAATCTACCGAATTTTCCAGGTCTGAGGTGCAAAATTGCAGCAGAGTTAATTTATTTCATTACTTTCAACGAGTCATTGCCTAAAATGAGGAGTATGATTTTGGTGTAATTCAGTCAGTATAAAAAACTAGCTTAGGTAAAAATACAGTTCAACTAGTGAGGTTTAGGTAAAGTGAGATCAAAGTAAGCAAAATTGCAAAAATAAATCTGGTGCAGATAAGCAGAATTAGCCACCGATATTTTCCAATTGAATTCTGTATAAATAGCAGATGAATAACTAGGTTTAAAACCCCCGCTAAATATGAAATTTAGCTGTTTACAATCAGCGGTATGTCTTTTTTACCTACCCTTTTGTTCTGATTTCTGAATTCTTCATTCAGGTACTTAGTTGAGGTAAATGCGTCACAGTTAATCATTATTACTGATGAATATTAGGAGGCACGAATGAAAAACGCAATTATTACTAAAACACTCATAACATCAGTTAGTTTGTTAGCTTTGTTTGCACCAAGCCAAGCATCAGCTCAACTAGTACCTCAGCCTTGGGTATCTGTTGGTAGCAAAGAGGGTGATGTAACTTATGCAGTAGGCGCGAGAGCTTTAAATTTGGGTGTGGAAGTGGGGAATGGCCCTGACGGTGCAACGGGAGTAGATGTGTTGAAGTTTATCAATTTACCAGTGATTTCTCCTTATGTTGGTGTGGGATTATATTCTCAAGATAAGGGTGTAGCTGTTTCTGGTGGTGTTCAAGTGGGTGCAACAAAAAATGTGTTCGTGGGGG encodes the following:
- a CDS encoding Calx-beta domain-containing protein, whose protein sequence is MNNILNSALSLTYTQLSNFSDLKNFWNLFETVFGNQYNHTAANILRSQWQAGDFSQFPEIEIISNSVFDDNQTGYVGSTNKIYLSESFVNTATPAAIKAVLLTEIGNFIHGAVQATDTSSDKGAIFADLVLNNSLTNLAPTSILQPSLLQALQGSKAHAQICSCSSCMLAPVNLNLVNAQPSSVAQATSGVLDLSKTFFLNSLAGANQTIYLDFNGHTTSGTYWNTDYQGGANIVTPAFDFDGNTASFSSAELERIQYIWQRVAEDFSPFNVNVTTQAPTDINDLIKSGSTDTRWGVRVVIGGSSNDWYASGAGGVAYLDSFNWNNDTPAFIFSDTLYDDEKYVAEAISHEVGHTLGLEHDGRINPAEEYYRGQGSGVTGWAGIMGSGYYQNLTQWSKGEYASASNTEDDLQIITTYNGFGYRADDAGNTIATAKSLTVSGTSVSGSGIIERNTDVDFYSFVTGAGAINLTIDPVSRGPNLDILAKLYNSAGTLIASSNPTDLLSAAIATTVTAGTYYLAIDGVGKGDPLSTGYTDYGSLGQYFISGTIINNPTVSLALSSSSVNEDGSSNLVYTFTRSGSTTNALTVNYSVGGTAIFNSDYSQLGATSFTPTTGTITFAAGANTATLTIDPTADTTFETNETVVLTLAVGSGYTINTTTPITGTIVNDDLQPKINLSASQTVVEGNTNPQTVTYNVTLSNASSQTITVQYATANGSAIAGSDYTATTGTLTFNPGVTSQVINIPILNDSVNEANKTLILSLKSPTNATLGTTASVTTTITDTLVSSVTTTLATNVENLTLTGTAAINGTGNAGNNILRGNSANNTLTGGDGNDTYVFTATTLLGTDKIVEATTGGIDTIDLRETTLASNINLGITTTQTVNSNLKLILSANNVIENVIGGTGNDRLTGNALNNFLTGGNGNDQLQGLAGDDTLWGGLGDDMLTGGVGKDKYLFQADGAFTASLGVDYISNFEVLQDKIVLSKNTFKAITNSVGQTLTDFAVVTDDEFVNASSARIVYSQSTGSLFYNQDGNILGTGTVFEFARLGNNDITLTSSDFILVA